Below is a window of Fibrobacter sp. UWB11 DNA.
CATCAGCCGTTTTTTCGCGGTAAACCTGAATATTAATCATCTTACTGCGATCCGGTACAGGAATCGGTTTTTCAAGGAACTTCAAAGAATATGCCGTTTTGGAATCCTTAATGATATCCATAGCCTTTTTTAACGGATTTTCGACTTCGGCAAAAGAAAGCGTGACAAACACGCAAAGCAGCATCAGGATTTTATTTTTCATAAACCCATTCCTTCTTAGTTGAGTCTATAAAACAAAATACAAAATGTCCGACAAAAAACAAAAGACCCCGGCTGTTAAACCGAGGTATTAAAATCTAATTCTAATTAGAACCAAGCGAGACAAGGCGCGAACCCCCGTAGCGTACTAAGCGTACGTGAGGGGGTGAGCAACGCCGTATCGCGAAGGTTATAATTAGAATTTTACTTTGTTGGATTAAAGCTGTCTTTCAATCCCACAGTTCTGTTAAACACGAGGTGACCCGGCTTGGAGTCTTCGCTATCAAGGCAGAAGTAGCCCTGACGCATGAACTGGAAACGGTCTTCGAGCTTGGCATCGGCGAGAGCGGGTTCCACCTTGGCTTGCTTAATGACCATGGAATTCGGGTTCAGGTAATCGTGCCAGTCTTCGCCTTCCGGGACCTGGGCAGGATCTTCGAGCGTGAACAAGTTATCAATGAGGCGCACTTCGGCATCCACAGCGTGTGCGGCAGAAACCCAGTGGATCGTGCCCTTGACCTTGCGGCCATCCGGAGATTCGCCACCCTTGCTGAGCGGGTCATAAACGCAGTGGATCACCTTGACCTTGCCGTCTGCATCCTTTTCGACACTCTTGCAAGTGACAAAGTAAGCACCCTTGAGGCGGACTTCGCCTTCCGGCTTCAAGCGGAAGTACTTCTTCGGCGGTTCTTCCATAAAGTCATCAGCTTCGATGTAGAGTTCACCGCTGAACGGAACCTTGCGCGTACCGGCATTCGGGTCGTTCGGGTTGTTCTCGACTTCGATCATTTCGACCTTGCCTGCTTCCCAGTTGTCAATCACGAGCTTGACCGGATCAATCACGGCCATCACGCGGTTAGCGGTCTGGTTCAATTCTTCGCGGATGCAGAAGTAAAGGAGGTTCACGTCGACCATGGAATCGGCCTTGGAAACACCGATGCGGCTGCAGAACTCACGGATGGAACTCGGGGTAAAGCCACGGCGGCGGAAACCGCAAACGGTCGGCATACGCGGGTCGTTCCAGCCAAGCACAGCCTTTGTCTGCACAAGTTCGAGGAGCTTGCGTTTGCTCATCATCGTGTACGTGAGGTTCAAACGAGCAAATTCAATCTGCTGCGGACGGTTCTGCAAACCAAGTTCAATGAGGAACCAATCATAAAGCGGACGGTGGGCTTCGAACTCGAGCGTGCAGATGGAGTGCGTGATGCCTTCAATCCAGTCGCTGATCGGGTGGGCAAAGTCATACATCGGGTAGATGCACCACTTGTCGCCAGTGCGATGGTGCGTGCAATGCTTGATGCGGTAGATGACCGGATCGCGCATGTTCATGTTCGGGCTTGCGAGGTCGACCTTGGCACGGAGGCACTTTTCGCCGTCGGCGTACTTGCCGTCGCGCATTTCGTGGAAGAGCTTCATGTTCTCTTCAACGCTGCGGTCGCGGTAGGGGCTCGGGCGGGATGGCTTGCCGGCGTCATTGCCGCGGTATTCCTGCATTTCGTCGCGAGTCAAATCTTCGACGTAAGCCTTACCCATTTCAATCATCTTTTCGGCAAAGGCGTAAATCTGGTCGTAGTAGTCGCTTGCGAAAAATTCTTCTTTCCATTCAAAGCCGAGCCACTTCACGTCTTCACGGATAGAATCGACGTATTCCACGTCTTCCTTGGTCGGGTTCGTGTCGTCGAAGCGGAGGTTCGTAAAGCCACCGAACTTTTTGGCGGTGCCGAAGTTCAAGCAGATGGACTTGGCATGGCCAATGTGAATGTAGCCGTTCGGTTCGGGCGGGAAACGCGTCAGCACGTGATCGCGCTTGCCGGTTTGGAGGTCGTTAACGATAATGTCCTGAATAAAATTCGAAGATTCGGGGATTTCCATAACAGGGTCCTTTTAAAATTTTACGAGGGAAAGATAGAAAAGTGTGCAAGGTGAGTCATGCACGAAAACTTGTTTTCGTATGTGCGAACCGCAGCCACGGACGCCGAAGGCGTCAAAAGTAGGGAGTCAGAAGTAGGAAGTAGGCTTAGCATTTCTATTTTTACGTTAGAATGGCAAATATTGGATATAGCTTTTTACTGGTTCTGGCAGCATTCCTTTGGGGATCGACCTTTGTCGCACAAATTGAGGGGAACGACATCGGTCCGTTCGCTTTCGTATGCATGCGTAATTTTATTGCAACCGGAGTCCTTTTCGGGCTCGCCAACATTTTAGACAAACTTGGTAAAAATCCAAGGCGCCCCAAGAACAAAGAAGACCGTCGCAAGCTCTGGAAAGCAGGCTTATTCTGCGGGCTTACGCTTTTCTTTGCGATGAACTTGCAACAGACGGGGCTTTACCTGGGGTGCTCGGCCGGGAAAGCGGGGTTCCTCACCACTTGCTACATCATTTTCGTCCCGATTCTAAGCCTGTTTTTCGGCAAGAGGATTTCTACTAAGATTTGGCTTTGCGTAGCCATTACAGTCGTAGGACTTTATCTGCTCTGCATCAAGGGCGATTTTTCAATCGAGATTTCCGATACAGTTCTGCTATTGTGCGCACTCGCCTTTGCAAGCCACATTTTGGTCATTGACCGGTTCGGCACTCACGTCGACAACATTCGACTTTCGGCAATCCAGTTTCTCGTGGTTGCAACACTTTCGATTTTCCCGATGTTTTTCGTGGACTTAAAAGGGAATTTCGCGGGTTTCGGCAACATTGTCGAAGTCTATTCGCATTTCAAGCCGTGGATTCCGCTTTTATATGCGGCCATCCTTTCGAGTTGCGTGGCATTCACTTTGCAGATTATTGCACAAAATAAAATTAGGCCCACCCTAGCATCGCTATTGATGAGCCTTGAATCTGTTTTTTCTGTAATTTCTGGATGGGCGGTTCTTGGCGAACGATTCACACTTCAAGAAGGAATCGGCTGCGTGCTAATGTTCACCGCCGTCATCCTTGCGCAAATCGATTTTAAGCACCATTAACCTTTTTTCTTAGCACGCTTTTTAAGCAACACAAGCGTGCCAAAGGTAAGCACAAAGCCGAACAACAACGAAAGTACAGCGCTACGGGTTAACCCCGCGACAATGTAAGTGATGAACGAAATTGCCGCCACAACAAGTACATACGGGATTTGTGTATTGACGTGATTCACGTGATTACATTCCGCACCGGCACTTGCCATAATCGTCGTATCCGAAATCGGAGAACTGTGGTCACCGCAAACGGCACCCGCCATACAAGCCGAAATGGAAATAATCATGAGGCTGTAATCCACGCCACCAAAGGCTGCAACGACAATCGGGATGAGGATTCCGAACGTGCCCCAGGAAGTTCCTGTCGCAAAAGCGAGGAACGCAGCAATCACAAAAATAATCGCCGGCATAAAGTTCATGAATCCAGAAGCGCCACCTTTTACAAGGCCAGCCACAAATTCCTTCGCGCCAAGTGCATCCGTCGTGCCCTTGAGAGTCCATGCCAAAGCCAAAATCAAAATTGCAGGAACCATCGCCTTGAAGCCATCCGGCAAGCAGGCCATGCAATGGTTAAAGCGCAACACGCGGCGGCTCATGTAGAAACATACGGTAAAGATAAACGCACCAAACGAACCAATCGCAAGACCGACAGAAGCATCGCTTGAAGCAAACGCATCGACAAAGCCCTTCGCCGCATCGCCTGATGCAAAATAACCGCCAGTATAAATCATGCCAAGCACGCAGAACACAATCAAGGATGCAATCGGAATCACAAGGTCGAGAACACCACCCTTAGTCTCCATCAAGTTCAACGCTTCCAGTTTTGCATCCATCGCATTATCATCCGATTCAAACTTTTTCATCGGTCCGATATTCACATTCCAAAAGACAACAAGGAACAAAGTAAAAATAGTCAACAAAGCATAGAAGTTAAAAGGAATCGCCTTGATGAAAAGAGTGAGTCCATCCTCGCCTTCCACGAATCCCGAAACCGCTGCAGCCCAAGAACTGATGGGAGCGATAATGCAAATAGGCGCCGCCGTAGAATCAATCAAGTATGCGAGTTTTTCATGGCTCACCTTGAAGCGGTCCGTCACCGGACGCATCACGCTACCGACCGTGAGGCAATTGAAATAGTCATCGATAAAAATCAAGATGCCAAAGCAAACCGTTGCAATCTGCGCACCGACTTTAGACTTAATATGAGCCTTGGCCCAGTTGCCAAATGCAGCAGAACCACCCGCCCTGTTCATGAGCGCAACCATAGCCCCCAACATAACAAGGAACACGAGAATACCCACGTTATAAGGGTCTGCAACTTTTGCAATCAAGCCATTCTTGAAAACGGCATCAAAGAATCCCGAGCCAGTTCCTTGACAAAGAAGGAGCCCACCGACAATGACGCCCACAAAAAGCGATGAGTAAACTTCTTTACTGACAAGGGCTAGAATAATTGCGACAAGAGCCGGCACGAGAGCCCAAAAGGTTCCGTAAGCCATTACAGTATTTGCGGCCTGTTCCATAAATTACTTTTCCTCAGGTTTCAAGGATTCAAGCGGTTTTTTTACCCCTGCATTTTCCAGTTTTTGCAAGACTTCGATAGCGTAATCTATCGCATCCAAAGAATGCGAACTTGCATACATTCTCAAGTCAGAAAGCGCATAAATAGCCCTCTGGTTATTCATTTCTTTTTCCGACATAAATTTCTCCTTTGCATTTTTCAAAAAAATAGCTTAAATAATCTAAATATTATTTTGCGAATTTTAACAACAATACCCATGTGATACTCCAATTTTGGAAATCATTACTATATTTCGAGCACCTTTTAAGGAGAAAAAATGAAATCCATTAAATTCATAGCTGCAGTAGCTGCATTTTGTTTCGTAGGTCAATCATTCGCAACAGACTGGTACGTAAGCCCAAACGGCAAAAATAAAAACGAAGGAAAATCAACATCCGCCCCGCTCAAAAACATTTGGAAGGCTATAGAACTCGCATCTGACGGAGATGTCATCCGCGTAGCAGCTGGTAATTATAATGGCCAGATGAAGCAGGGATGGATCAAGCTCGACAAGCCCGTGTCCATCATCGGCGGCTACTCGGACGATTTTTCCAGTCGCGATGTCGTTAAGAACAAGACCTTGTTCCAGCCGACGAACGAAATGAACGGCACCAAAGGCCAAGGAATTCTTCACCTCAATTACAAGGGCGCAAATTCCAAAGTCGTCATCGACGGATTCATTTTTGACCAAGGCGAAGCAAACAGCTACCACCCGGTTGAAGGCAAACCCGAAGGTGTCGAAACCGGCATGTGGCTTGAACCTCCGTCCAAGGGAAACACAACTTTCCCCTCCCTTAACAATTATAGCCTCTATGGTGAAAACTCTGAAGGCGAGCTTACCATTCAAAACTGCGTCTTTGTAAATGCCGGAAACATTGCATTGAACTTAAACCATGTCGCAGGCAAGGTCAAAGTTTTGAACAACATTTTTATTGCCAATAGAATCGTTGGCGCAAATGTGCAAGCCAAGCAAAACAAAGTCGACGCCGTCGATTATGAATTTGCCTATAATACCGTAATGTTCACCTGGACTCGCACCAAGTTGTTCGAAGACATGGGCTACGGCGTACGCGCCAACACGAACTGCATTACCCGAGTTCATAACAACATCTTAGCCCTCAACATGATGGCTGGTTTCGACAACACCAAGGGTGACCCAAAATCAAAGAAGGTCTATCTCGACAAGAACGCCTTCATCCTGAACAAGAAGGGTGACGTCACTGTTACTGTGAGCCCGAACATCCTTTGGCTTAATGTCGCCGATGGTGCATTCGAAGACTTGGAAGACGCTCCGAGCATCCAAAGCCTCAATGGAAACATTTCCATTAGCGATCCGAGCATATTCAAGGGAAAAATCAACCAGGCTTATTTGGAAGGTTTCTTAAACGCTACTTACACGGAACAGGCTTCGTACAACGAAAATTCCCCGGCAAATCTTTTCAGAGCCGCTATGGGTCTCAACAAGCAGGGTTCCATCAAGTCTAAGGTATCTATGTTCATGAACAAGTACCCGATGGAAGAAGCTCTAAACCTCTTTGGACTCATGGAAGGTTACGGCGCTCAAAAGCAAAAGTAATCCAGAAAACATGCAAAACAGGCACCTCAATCGAGGTGCTTTTTTTATACCGACTACAATCAGCCGCATAAAAATCACTGGATGGGGCAAAGCCCCTACTCCTCGGCTCGGTTATAAAAATGAGTTCACTCATTTTTGCAACACTCGCCTTCTGAGTAGTCTTCGACTTCGCTCAGGATGACACAAACCTTCCTACCGTCGACTTCCTACTGTCTACTACAATTATTATATTATAAGCGGGGTGCCTGCACTCAATACGCGGGCTGAGATTATACCCCTTGAACTTGGTTCGTAATTGAACAAAAGGAACGTTTATGTCTGAATCTAACGGCTTTTTCAAGCCTTTTCCGCAGTCTCGCAAGATTTATGTACCCGGTAAGATTTTCCCGGACTTGAAAGTCGCCATGCGCGAAATTTCGCTCGACGACCCGAAATGCCCTGTTCTCCCTGTTTACGATACGAGTGGCGCTTATGGCGACCCCGACAAGACGATTGATGTAAAGAAAGGACTTGAACGCATTCGTGAACCGTGGATCCGCGAACGCTTGGAAAAAGACGGAGCCCACAAGACTCAGATGCAGTACGCCCGCGAAGGCGTCATCACTCGCGAAATGGAATACGTTGCCATCCGCGAAAACCAAAAGATGGACGAAATTTTTGGCAGCAACGGCGATGCCATTACGCCGGAATTCGTGCGCAAGGAACTCGCCGAAGGCCGCGCCATCATCCCTGCCAACGTGAACCACCCGGAATGCGAACCGATGATTATCGGTCGAAACTTCCTCACAAAGATTAACTCCAACATCGGCAACTCTTCTGTCGCTTCTTCCATTGAACAGGAAGTCGAAAAGATGGTCTGGTCCGTGCGCTGGGGTGCAGACACGGTGATGGACCTCTCGACCGGCAAGGACATTCACGAAACGCGCGAATGGATTTTGCGCAACAGCCCGGTACCTATAGGAACCGTGCCAATGTACCAGGCACTCGAAAAGGTGAACGGCATTGCCGACGACCTCACGTGGGAAGTGTTCCGCGATACGCTTATTGAACAGGCCGAACAAGGCGTCGACTACTTTACGATCCACGCAGGACTTTTGCTCAAGTATGTACCGTTCGCTTTGGAACGCACGACGGGCATCGTGAGCCGTGGCGGTTCTATCATCGCCCGCTGGTGCATGGTGCACAACCAGGAAAACTTCCTTTACACGCATTTCGACGAAATCTGCGACATTCTCGCCAAATACGACGTTTGCGTTTCCTTGGGCGACGGACTCCGTCCGGGTTCCATTGCAGATGCAAACGACATGGCACAGTTCTCTGAACTCGACACGCTCGGCGAACTCACCGAAATTGCTTGGAAGAAGGGCGTTCAGGTCATCATTGAAGGTCCGGGTCACGTGCCGATGCACAAGATTCGTGAAAACATGGACCGCCAGATTGAAATGTGCCACAATGCGCCGTTCTACACGCTTGGCCCTCTCACCACGGATATCGCTCCGGGTTACGACCACATCACGTCCGCTATCGGTGCCGCAATGATTGGCTGGTTCGGAACCGCCATGCTCTGCTACGTGACGCCGAAGGAACACTTGGGCCTCCCGGACAAGAACGACGTGCGTGAAGGCGTGGTGACATACAAACTCGCCGCCCATGCCGCAGACCTTGCCAAGGGCCACTTTGCCGCCCACTTCCGCGATGACGCGCTTTCGCGCGCCCGTTTCAGCTTCCGCTGGAACGACCAGTTCGCGCTTTCGCTCGACCCGGAACGCGCTGTGGAATTCCACGATGAAACGCTCCCCGGCAACAACGCAAAGTCATCGCACTTCTGCTCGATGTGCGGACCGAAATTCTGCTCGATGCGCATTTCCCGCGACATCCAGGAATACGTGAAAACCGGCAAACTCGACCCGAAGAGCGATCCGCTTAAGTAACAGGAACTTTGTAACTAGTAAAAACCGTCCTATTTGGAGGTGTCCATGGAAAACGCAAGAAAAATTCTCAACGAGTTTATCAAGAACAAGTTCTCTGACCAGAATGAGTTGAAGAAAGAATTGTTCAAAGCCGGCGTTGCAGCCTTGGATGAGGGCTGGACGTTCATGGACGCCACATTCCAGTTGGGCGGGAAAGCTAGGGACGAAGGGCTCTCGGCAGATGAAGTAGAAACGATTTTGCGAAACGCATTCTCCGAAGAAAAACGGAGAACAGAGCGCGAAGAAGAACAAAAAGCCGCAGCACAAGCCGCTTCGCAATCCGCACAAACTCCGCAAGCACAAGCTGCAGCAGCGCAGCCAGGAGTAGCTCAAGGGGTTGCACCGGGCATGGCTCCAGGTTATACAACCATGGGACCAACAGTCATCTCGCCCATTTCGGCAACGATGATGCAGCAGATGATTGCACTCGGTCTCGACAACCAGTCTCTTGAATTGTTGCAAAACTTCAAGATTGACCCTGAAGCGCTTTCAATCCCGTGGCCTGCTTCGGACTGGCGCAAGGACTTTGCAAAGCTCCTTGCGGCAACGTTCAAACCAGACGAAACAATCGAATTCAAGATTTCGAACACGCCAAAAGGTTCTCGCGAGCTCGTCTCGAACATTATCGGCCAGGACGAAGCGCTCAAGAAAATCATGAAGCAGCTCGACAGCCCCGATGGAGCGCTGTTGACAATCAATGCCGTAGGCAGCGGAAACGCCGATGCAACCGACGAAAGTTGGCGTTACCGTTATGTTGTCGTCGACAATCCGAAGATGACGCTCGCAAAGCAGCTCGCCTACTACAAGGCATTGAACCTTCCCTGTGCCGCCCTCGTGAACACGGGTGCAAACTCCGTACAGGCTTGGATCAAAATCGAAGCGACCGACCAGGAAGAATACAACGAGCGTGTCGATTTCCTTTTCCAGACGCTCGAATCGCAAGGCTTTAAAGTCGATGAAGGCAACCGCAACCCTAACCAGATGGTTCGCATGCCGGGCGTACTCCGCAATGGCAAGCAGCAGTACCTTATCGCTTTGGAACAAGGCGCCAAGAACTTCACGGAATGGCGTGAATGGGCCGAATACTCACTCGACGGAAAACCGCTCATCGAACTTGCAAGCGATAGCGAAGAAGCACCGAAGAAAGACGTTACCATTATCGAAAACGTGCTACGCGCCGGTGAATTTTTCTTGTTCACGGCACCTCCGAAAAGCGGAAAATCGCTTGCCCTTTTGGACATGGCTCTTTCGATATGCTATGGCGAAGACTGGTTCGGCAACACGACAAACGAAAACGACGTTTTGTTCATTAACATGGAACTCACCAAGTCCGTATTCTTGAACCGTCTGTTTACACTTGGCGAAAAACGCAAGCTCCAAGCGAATACACCCAAGTTCGGTTTCTTGAACCTCCGCGGAACAGCTCTTTCACCGCTTGAAATCGCACAACTTATTGCCAAAAGAATTCAAGGCGCCAAGAAGCTCGAAAACCACGATTACAAAGTCGTCGTTATCGACCCGATTTCGGCAGTTCTTCACAATCCCAAGTCTGCAAGACTTAGCGGATCACCGCACCAGAACCTCATGCAAATGGTGGATTCTATCATAGCCCTCACAGGCTGTGCAGTCGTAACTTCGTGCAACATAAACGAATACCCCTACCTCGAAGCACGTGCCGACAGCGTCATGTCGCTCTCGCCTGTAGAAGGTAGCCTGAACATGTACCAGATTAACGGTTCGTTCCGCGAATTTCCGAAGACTCTCGCCAAGGAATGTTCCTGGATTTATCCTAGATTTATAGTTTAAACAATTAACACGATTTGAAAGATGTACAAACAAAACAATCGTTTTCCCCGCCGTACCGAAGGCAATAGAATAGGCAAGCCTCTCATCGGAGGCAAATTCCACGCCTCCAGAAAAACTGATATCCGCAAGGATAACGAACCCGAAACAAAGCAGGCAAAGTCTGACAAGCCTGTTGTCCGCAAGATTCTTTCGTTCGAAGACATCAAGGCTCAAGTTTCGGCCTGGATGGAAAACGACCGCATTCCAGGAAAACTTCAGGCATGGTTTACTGCCGAAGCCACACCTGAAAAATCCGACTGGAGAATCATCAAGGAATACCACGGAGCACAAGAAAATATAGTCGTTGAAGCCCCGTCCCGCGATATGAAGCCCATAGAGCTTGTAAACCGCGTCATGGAACAGCTTCACAAGGAACATTTGCGCATCTTTAAAAAGGCTTTGCGCCAAATTTGGTTCCGCGCCACAGGCGACGGACGTTTCGCCCTTCTCGTACAAGTGAATGTCAAGGGAAGAATATCGGCACATGGCTACAAAACGTTCATCGACTTCCTTGAACGCAGCTGCCCCGAAGTCATCAGCTGCCACCAGATCCAGTGCCTCCCCGACCGTCTTTTTGACCCTGCCGATGCTCAAGGCATGAAAATCGAGGCGAAATGCGCCTTTGGCAGCAACTTTATGCCCATTGCAAGCACAGGTTTCTGCATGCACGTTTTGGACTGGACCCCGCGCATCAAGGATGCTTGGCTCAACCTCCCCGTCCGTATCAAGGACGCCATCCATCCAAACCGCGAAGACAGATTCTTTGAATTCTGCTCCGGTTCTTCTTACGTATCAGCAAGCCTAGCCCCTTGCTTTAAGCAAGTCGAAGCACTCGATTGCCGCGAATCCGCTATGCAGTCTTCGAAGTTGAACATTCGAAATCTTGCAACGCAGAACATGCGTTTCCACCGCAGCCATCTGGACGCAAACTTCATTTCCAAGTTCTTCTCCAAAAGCGATAATGCCGAAGGCCGTTGGACGTTCTATATAAATATGAACTCCAATGACGTCATCACTTCGGAAACCATACTCACGCTCGCAGCATCTAGGCCCGAAAGAATTCTCCTGCAAACTGGGAACCTGGAAAACGCCTCCAAGGCCATCAAATCGTTCAGAAATGAGGGGTATATGCTCCGCAAGAGCATCCCGTTCTACTTGGAACCCGGTCGTGGCAACTTCGAAATTCTCTTCTTGTTCGTACCGGATCGAGTAGGCATTTTAGGCCAAAACCCAGCCCTTGCACACCGTTCTCGCAATATTCAGCGCCCCAAAGAGAGTTTACAGCGCTCGAAAATGTCAGATATTCCTCATTTTGTGCAAAAAACGCCCACTTTTAAGCAAAGAAAAGATTAAATTAATATTAGAATAATTATTTGCTTAGGGAAAAGTGTATGCGATTTCTAAAATGCGCTTCGATCTGCCTTGGTCTTTCGGCTCTAATTGCATCTGCCTATGTGGTAAAAAAAGGCGATACCCTTTGGGACATCAGTGGCGAATTTTTAAACAATCCGTTTGCCTGGCCGGACCTTTGGGAAAATAACAGACACATTGAAGACCCGCACTGGATTTATCCAGGTGACTCCATCTATTTAGGTGAAGGCATTAAAGACGACGGTTACCGTCTCCCGAAGACAAAACCGTGCGAAGCGGCCATCGCCGATTCCAACTTGCCGAAAAACATCAAGGCCGTAGGCTGCGATGAACGAGACGCCCGCAATGGCGATTTCGAAAACATGCTTGGAAATCTCCGCGACAAGGACAAGAAGCAAAAGAAGAAAAAGGCTGCTGACGCCTATTTCTACCAGAAGCGCCCTGAGCCAAAGATTTTCAACGGCTATTACCAGATTCTCGCTCCCGAAATCTACACGCTCGATTCCATCAAGAAGGACAAGCGCTACTTCTCTATCCAATCCGGCGAAAAGAAAGTACCGATTATCCATATTCCTGAATCCGAAGTCGTTGTGGGCATTGGCCGCAAGACGGACGCAAACGTCAAAAAAGGCGACTTGATCGAAATTCTCGATGCACGCGCCATTGAAGTGCCGACCAACAATAGCAAGAGCTACGACAACTTTGCACTGGTCAGACTTTCGGGCTACGCCAAGATTACCGCCGTGGGCGATACGCTCTCTAGAGCAAAGATTGTCCAAAGTTTCAGGGAAATCAAGATAGACCATTCCAAGGCCCGTCTGAAACAGCCACTCAATATTTTGAACGTGTCCAGCTATACCCCCGTTCCCGAAGCAAAGATTGAAGAAATGGCAATGATCCGTTACACGATGGACCCGATGCTCATTATCGGCTCTTACGCCTATATCTTGGTAGACAAAGGTGCAAAGCAAGGCTATAACACTGGTGATGCCATCGCCATTTGGTCAGAAGACAAGACCGATGCAGGCCTTCCGCCAAGACTCCTTGGACGTGGCGTGATTGCAAGAGCTTCCGACAACGAATCCACGGTTCTCGTTCGCGAAATCTATTCGAACAGCCGCCGCATTGAAATTGGACACAAAGTCTCCGTAACACATCAAACAAACTTGGTCCAGTGACAAAGAACTTACTGATAATCATTGGAATTGCTATTTCGGTTCTGGCCATTTTTATGGCCGGAAGTGTCCTTATACTCAATTATCCTGAATTGTCAGCGCATATTCCATTCTAAGGAAGTGGGCTTCCAATGCGGATTTCTCGTAGCAATCTACTCTTTCTTTCCTTTTTTGCGGG
It encodes the following:
- a CDS encoding glutamine--tRNA ligase/YqeY domain fusion protein, with the protein product MEIPESSNFIQDIIVNDLQTGKRDHVLTRFPPEPNGYIHIGHAKSICLNFGTAKKFGGFTNLRFDDTNPTKEDVEYVDSIREDVKWLGFEWKEEFFASDYYDQIYAFAEKMIEMGKAYVEDLTRDEMQEYRGNDAGKPSRPSPYRDRSVEENMKLFHEMRDGKYADGEKCLRAKVDLASPNMNMRDPVIYRIKHCTHHRTGDKWCIYPMYDFAHPISDWIEGITHSICTLEFEAHRPLYDWFLIELGLQNRPQQIEFARLNLTYTMMSKRKLLELVQTKAVLGWNDPRMPTVCGFRRRGFTPSSIREFCSRIGVSKADSMVDVNLLYFCIREELNQTANRVMAVIDPVKLVIDNWEAGKVEMIEVENNPNDPNAGTRKVPFSGELYIEADDFMEEPPKKYFRLKPEGEVRLKGAYFVTCKSVEKDADGKVKVIHCVYDPLSKGGESPDGRKVKGTIHWVSAAHAVDAEVRLIDNLFTLEDPAQVPEGEDWHDYLNPNSMVIKQAKVEPALADAKLEDRFQFMRQGYFCLDSEDSKPGHLVFNRTVGLKDSFNPTK
- a CDS encoding DMT family transporter, which gives rise to MANIGYSFLLVLAAFLWGSTFVAQIEGNDIGPFAFVCMRNFIATGVLFGLANILDKLGKNPRRPKNKEDRRKLWKAGLFCGLTLFFAMNLQQTGLYLGCSAGKAGFLTTCYIIFVPILSLFFGKRISTKIWLCVAITVVGLYLLCIKGDFSIEISDTVLLLCALAFASHILVIDRFGTHVDNIRLSAIQFLVVATLSIFPMFFVDLKGNFAGFGNIVEVYSHFKPWIPLLYAAILSSCVAFTLQIIAQNKIRPTLASLLMSLESVFSVISGWAVLGERFTLQEGIGCVLMFTAVILAQIDFKHH
- a CDS encoding Na+/H+ antiporter NhaC family protein yields the protein MEQAANTVMAYGTFWALVPALVAIILALVSKEVYSSLFVGVIVGGLLLCQGTGSGFFDAVFKNGLIAKVADPYNVGILVFLVMLGAMVALMNRAGGSAAFGNWAKAHIKSKVGAQIATVCFGILIFIDDYFNCLTVGSVMRPVTDRFKVSHEKLAYLIDSTAAPICIIAPISSWAAAVSGFVEGEDGLTLFIKAIPFNFYALLTIFTLFLVVFWNVNIGPMKKFESDDNAMDAKLEALNLMETKGGVLDLVIPIASLIVFCVLGMIYTGGYFASGDAAKGFVDAFASSDASVGLAIGSFGAFIFTVCFYMSRRVLRFNHCMACLPDGFKAMVPAILILALAWTLKGTTDALGAKEFVAGLVKGGASGFMNFMPAIIFVIAAFLAFATGTSWGTFGILIPIVVAAFGGVDYSLMIISISACMAGAVCGDHSSPISDTTIMASAGAECNHVNHVNTQIPYVLVVAAISFITYIVAGLTRSAVLSLLFGFVLTFGTLVLLKKRAKKKG
- a CDS encoding DUF1565 domain-containing protein, with the protein product MKSIKFIAAVAAFCFVGQSFATDWYVSPNGKNKNEGKSTSAPLKNIWKAIELASDGDVIRVAAGNYNGQMKQGWIKLDKPVSIIGGYSDDFSSRDVVKNKTLFQPTNEMNGTKGQGILHLNYKGANSKVVIDGFIFDQGEANSYHPVEGKPEGVETGMWLEPPSKGNTTFPSLNNYSLYGENSEGELTIQNCVFVNAGNIALNLNHVAGKVKVLNNIFIANRIVGANVQAKQNKVDAVDYEFAYNTVMFTWTRTKLFEDMGYGVRANTNCITRVHNNILALNMMAGFDNTKGDPKSKKVYLDKNAFILNKKGDVTVTVSPNILWLNVADGAFEDLEDAPSIQSLNGNISISDPSIFKGKINQAYLEGFLNATYTEQASYNENSPANLFRAAMGLNKQGSIKSKVSMFMNKYPMEEALNLFGLMEGYGAQKQK
- a CDS encoding AAA family ATPase: MENARKILNEFIKNKFSDQNELKKELFKAGVAALDEGWTFMDATFQLGGKARDEGLSADEVETILRNAFSEEKRRTEREEEQKAAAQAASQSAQTPQAQAAAAQPGVAQGVAPGMAPGYTTMGPTVISPISATMMQQMIALGLDNQSLELLQNFKIDPEALSIPWPASDWRKDFAKLLAATFKPDETIEFKISNTPKGSRELVSNIIGQDEALKKIMKQLDSPDGALLTINAVGSGNADATDESWRYRYVVVDNPKMTLAKQLAYYKALNLPCAALVNTGANSVQAWIKIEATDQEEYNERVDFLFQTLESQGFKVDEGNRNPNQMVRMPGVLRNGKQQYLIALEQGAKNFTEWREWAEYSLDGKPLIELASDSEEAPKKDVTIIENVLRAGEFFLFTAPPKSGKSLALLDMALSICYGEDWFGNTTNENDVLFINMELTKSVFLNRLFTLGEKRKLQANTPKFGFLNLRGTALSPLEIAQLIAKRIQGAKKLENHDYKVVVIDPISAVLHNPKSARLSGSPHQNLMQMVDSIIALTGCAVVTSCNINEYPYLEARADSVMSLSPVEGSLNMYQINGSFREFPKTLAKECSWIYPRFIV
- the thiC gene encoding phosphomethylpyrimidine synthase ThiC; this translates as MSESNGFFKPFPQSRKIYVPGKIFPDLKVAMREISLDDPKCPVLPVYDTSGAYGDPDKTIDVKKGLERIREPWIRERLEKDGAHKTQMQYAREGVITREMEYVAIRENQKMDEIFGSNGDAITPEFVRKELAEGRAIIPANVNHPECEPMIIGRNFLTKINSNIGNSSVASSIEQEVEKMVWSVRWGADTVMDLSTGKDIHETREWILRNSPVPIGTVPMYQALEKVNGIADDLTWEVFRDTLIEQAEQGVDYFTIHAGLLLKYVPFALERTTGIVSRGGSIIARWCMVHNQENFLYTHFDEICDILAKYDVCVSLGDGLRPGSIADANDMAQFSELDTLGELTEIAWKKGVQVIIEGPGHVPMHKIRENMDRQIEMCHNAPFYTLGPLTTDIAPGYDHITSAIGAAMIGWFGTAMLCYVTPKEHLGLPDKNDVREGVVTYKLAAHAADLAKGHFAAHFRDDALSRARFSFRWNDQFALSLDPERAVEFHDETLPGNNAKSSHFCSMCGPKFCSMRISRDIQEYVKTGKLDPKSDPLK